Proteins encoded together in one Pseudomonas arsenicoxydans window:
- a CDS encoding DUF5629 family protein — protein MTAATDTLLATLEHCDMVEIDGLHAFEFSLDEDDNLHIECLDGRVSKHWEFTPAEVEAATFDPTLQSWLITGTSGEHRLVCMTAIRGDDDEEEANEDA, from the coding sequence ATGACTGCCGCAACCGACACCTTGCTCGCCACCCTCGAACATTGCGATATGGTGGAAATCGACGGGCTTCACGCCTTCGAATTCTCCCTCGATGAAGACGACAATCTGCACATCGAATGCCTCGACGGCCGCGTGTCAAAACACTGGGAGTTCACCCCGGCCGAGGTCGAGGCCGCGACCTTCGATCCTACCCTGCAAAGCTGGCTGATCACCGGTACTTCCGGCGAGCACCGGTTGGTGTGCATGACCGCAATTCGCGGTGATGACGACGAGGAAGAAGCGAATGAGGATGCGTAA
- a CDS encoding lactonase family protein — protein MRMRNLWPLLMAGSIGAMGAQAALAEDYQLLVGSYTAGQSQGIYRLKFDSATGQIDPKPLQVVKSDNPSWLTVSKDQRHLFVVNENGPGQKDPVGRVSSYAIDPKTHAISLINQVQSLGNEPTHSSLSVDASHLFVSNYSVVEDPGGTLAVLPVGADSALKPVVQMSSHPSSRVNPERQMSAHVHSTVSSPDGHYVFSNDLGADKIFVYRFDPKANPQLPLTAATPASVQLPAGSGPRHLLFSADGKHAWLTMEMSAQVAVFDYRDGKLEQTQMVDLASGQPTSDKAAAALHASADGKFLYVSNRGTANQLLVFAIDPATGHLKELQRRSVEGDHPREFSLDPSGKFLLIANQKSNQIIVVERDAKTGLLGKTVQKLPMDAPSDLKFLVRQ, from the coding sequence ATGAGGATGCGTAATCTCTGGCCGCTGTTGATGGCCGGCAGCATTGGCGCAATGGGCGCTCAGGCGGCATTGGCCGAAGACTATCAATTGCTGGTCGGCTCCTACACGGCGGGGCAGAGTCAGGGCATCTATCGCCTGAAATTCGACAGCGCCACCGGGCAGATCGACCCCAAGCCGCTGCAAGTGGTCAAGAGCGACAACCCGTCCTGGCTGACCGTGTCCAAGGACCAGCGTCATCTGTTCGTGGTCAACGAAAACGGCCCGGGACAAAAAGACCCCGTCGGGCGCGTCAGCAGTTATGCGATCGATCCCAAGACCCATGCGATAAGCCTGATCAATCAGGTTCAAAGCCTGGGTAACGAGCCGACCCATTCAAGCCTCAGCGTTGATGCCAGCCATTTGTTCGTGAGCAACTATTCGGTGGTTGAGGACCCGGGTGGCACGCTGGCGGTGTTGCCGGTGGGCGCCGATAGCGCGCTCAAACCCGTGGTGCAGATGAGCAGTCATCCCTCGAGTCGGGTCAATCCCGAGCGGCAGATGTCGGCGCATGTGCATTCGACCGTCTCATCGCCCGACGGCCATTACGTGTTTTCCAATGACCTGGGGGCAGACAAGATCTTTGTCTACCGTTTCGACCCCAAGGCCAACCCGCAGCTGCCGTTGACGGCGGCCACGCCGGCGTCCGTGCAGTTGCCGGCCGGCAGTGGGCCGCGTCATTTGCTGTTCAGCGCGGATGGCAAACATGCCTGGCTGACCATGGAAATGAGTGCTCAAGTGGCTGTGTTCGATTACCGGGACGGCAAGCTTGAACAAACGCAGATGGTCGACCTCGCATCCGGCCAGCCCACATCGGACAAGGCCGCGGCGGCACTTCACGCCTCTGCCGATGGCAAGTTCCTGTACGTCAGCAACCGTGGCACCGCCAATCAGTTGCTGGTGTTCGCCATCGATCCTGCGACCGGGCATCTCAAAGAGCTGCAGCGTCGTTCGGTCGAAGGTGACCACCCGCGGGAGTTCAGTCTTGACCCCAGCGGCAAGTTCTTGCTGATTGCCAACCAGAAGAGCAACCAGATTATCGTCGTCGAACGCGATGCCAAGACCGGTCTGCTGGGTAAAACCGTACAAAAGCTGCCGATGGATGCGCCGAGTGACCTCAAGTTCCTGGTGCGTCAATAG
- a CDS encoding glutathione S-transferase, which yields MNTLYSFRRCPYAMRARMALRYSGVALDIIEVSLKAKPAEMLALSPKGTVPVLSVDGQVIDESLAIMRWALAQNDPQDWLLKDDPAGKTLTAALIEENDQVFKLHLNRYKYAERYPEQPMTVYRAEGEVFLRKLDELLDGRDYLLAEHPTLADVALMPFVRQFAHVDREWFAQTPYVRLQAWLQRFLESELFTTVMTK from the coding sequence ATGAATACGCTGTATTCGTTCCGCCGCTGCCCTTATGCCATGCGTGCGCGCATGGCCCTGCGCTACTCGGGTGTTGCGCTGGACATTATCGAAGTGAGCCTCAAGGCCAAACCGGCCGAGATGCTCGCGCTATCGCCCAAGGGCACGGTGCCGGTGTTGAGTGTCGATGGCCAGGTCATCGATGAAAGCCTGGCGATCATGCGCTGGGCCTTGGCGCAGAACGATCCGCAAGACTGGTTGCTCAAGGATGATCCTGCCGGGAAAACGCTGACTGCCGCGCTGATCGAAGAGAACGATCAGGTGTTCAAGCTGCACCTCAATCGCTACAAATACGCCGAGCGTTATCCCGAACAACCAATGACGGTTTATCGGGCTGAGGGCGAGGTGTTCTTGCGCAAGCTGGATGAGTTGCTTGATGGGCGTGATTACTTGCTGGCCGAGCATCCGACGCTGGCGGATGTGGCCCTGATGCCGTTCGTACGGCAATTCGCCCATGTTGATCGCGAGTGGTTTGCACAGACGCCTTACGTGCGGTTGCAGGCCTGGTTGCAGCGGTTTCTGGAGTCAGAGTTGTTCACCACCGTGATGACAAAGTAG